A genomic stretch from Sphingobacterium sp. ML3W includes:
- a CDS encoding hydrogen peroxide-inducible genes activator, whose protein sequence is MTLIQLEYIIAVDTYRSFVAAAEKCFVTQPTLSMQIQKLEESLGAKIFDRSRQPVVPTEIGEKIILQARSVLTESRKINEIVQDKKGEIEGTLKIGVIPTIAPYLLPKVLTTFMEKYPKLQLQIWEYTTERIVHELKVGLLDCGVLSTPLNDQGILESPLFYENFVAYISENSPLFSKKVLSGDDIADDKLWLLNEGHCMRGQVLNICHHKHNQDLSGRFEYNTGSVETLKRMVDINDGITILPELSISDYVDEQLDKIRYFKSPEPVREISLVTTQNYVKRHAIQALEKEILAVVPDKFKTKKKKEVLSFQ, encoded by the coding sequence ATGACCTTAATCCAATTGGAATATATCATTGCTGTTGATACCTATCGTAGTTTTGTTGCCGCAGCCGAAAAGTGTTTTGTGACACAGCCGACCTTAAGTATGCAGATCCAGAAACTGGAGGAGTCTTTGGGGGCTAAAATCTTTGACCGGAGCCGTCAGCCTGTTGTGCCTACTGAAATTGGGGAGAAGATTATTCTTCAGGCAAGGTCAGTCCTGACTGAAAGCCGTAAGATCAATGAAATTGTACAGGACAAGAAGGGGGAAATCGAGGGAACACTAAAAATCGGTGTTATCCCGACAATTGCGCCCTATTTATTGCCTAAGGTATTGACCACGTTTATGGAGAAGTATCCAAAACTGCAATTGCAGATCTGGGAATATACTACCGAACGTATTGTTCATGAGTTGAAGGTTGGGCTTTTGGATTGCGGTGTACTATCTACCCCCTTAAATGATCAGGGCATACTGGAGTCCCCTCTGTTTTATGAAAATTTTGTCGCTTATATATCTGAAAATAGTCCTTTGTTTTCCAAGAAAGTGTTGAGTGGAGATGATATCGCCGATGATAAGCTCTGGTTGCTCAATGAAGGACATTGTATGCGTGGACAAGTACTTAATATTTGCCACCATAAGCACAATCAAGATCTCTCCGGACGTTTTGAGTATAACACCGGTAGTGTTGAGACACTTAAAAGAATGGTGGATATCAATGACGGTATCACAATCTTGCCCGAGCTATCGATTTCAGATTATGTGGATGAACAGCTGGATAAGATCCGTTATTTCAAATCACCGGAACCCGTCCGCGAAATATCGTTGGTTACGACACAAAATTATGTCAAACGACATGCAATTCAGGCATTGGAAAAGGAAATATTAGCGGTTGTACCTGATAAATTTAAAACAAAAAAGAAAAAGGAAGTGTTGAGCTTTCAATAA